In Bernardetia litoralis DSM 6794, the genomic window CTTTATCTGCTTTTTTGTAGGTATAAAGTGATGTAGAAATCTCTTTTTGATGAAAAATAGAATCAATTTGTTTGACTTCATCTGCTGTTCCTTTTAAGTTTGACAAGGCATTACTTTGAAAATCTATGGGAGCAAAAAGAAAAATTGATGAATTTGTAGATTCTGTAATCTCATTCTTTTCTAGAAATAAAGTAGCCGAATAACTATAACTGACCTTCTGTTTTTTAATCAAAAAAGGTAATTTAGAATAATCTTCATTCTGTGAATCTATATTTTTTTTACTCCCTTTTTTAATGTTTTTTTCAGTAAACAAGGCTTCAAATGGAATTTTACCCATGTTTCCCTCTGGAATAATAACTACTTTTCGGATAGAAGATGGAATATCAAAAAACAACAATTGCTGACTCAACAAAGAAGAAGATTCAACAAAATCTTCATAACTTTGATATTCAATGCTATTTCTAAAATAGATTAAATCACTTTCTAACTCTTTTTCAGTAATTGTATTAATTTCTAATTTATTTTGAGTAACAAGAAAAGCATAAATTTGAGAATTATCTTGTTGATTGTAGGTTTGAGAATAGAGAAGTAAAGCTGTTTTATCATCTAGTTTTTCTTGAATTTTGGGAATATCAGCAATTTGAGTATTATATTTTAGAGAAAAATAGTTTGGATATTGTTTTTCCAAAAGATTTGTAAATTCTTTTGCTTGGCTTTGATAATTTATAAGTTGTGAACGCAAGTAAAGTAAAACCGAATCTTGAACAGAAGTATTTAAAATAGGGTAACTTTGAATTTGCTGCTCAAAATAAGCAATTTGTGTCTGAATAGTTTGCTCTTTTTCCAAAAGTGAATCTGGAATTCCTGCAAAGTGTTTAGCTTTTGTATCTGCAATAGCAGCCAATAAAACAGAGGCTTTATTTCGTTCAGCAAAATAAAATGTTTGTTCTTTATACTTTTGTTTTTGACGAGGAAACTCACTAATTGTATAAGAAATTCGCAATCCAGTTTCATAAATTTCTGCTGCACGGTTTCCTAATGCTATTTTATCTTGCTTATTGATTCGTAGATTTCGAATATTCTCTATTAACTTATCAGCAACTAATAGAACTTCGATAGCATCTTTCAAATCATTTAATAGAAGTGTTTTTTCATTATATTTTCGTTCCAAAGTACGAGCTTTTAAAGAAAGAGAAAGTAATAAAATATCAGCATTTAGATAATCTGTTGGAAGAGGATTTGTATCTATTTTTTTTGATTGAAACTTTAAGGTATTTGCTTGAATAGCATTTTGATAAAAATATAATGCTTTTGAAAACTTTTCTTTTGCTTCATAAATTGTTCCTAATTGATTATAAACAGTCGCAATATCTGGGTGTTTCTTTCCATAATTATTTTGATAAATTTTTAGTGCTTGCATTTCATAGTTTTCGGCCTGTTCAAAATAATTTTGCAGGAAAGAATTTTGTCCTAAATTATTTAATACAAATGCCTTTGCAAGTTCATTATGAGAATTTTCGAAAGAGTTTAATGCTTTTTTGAAGTAATCTTCTGCCAGTACATAACTTTTTTGTTCTCTTAAAATTATTCCTAAATTTATCCAAGTATAAGCTAGTTTGTTATTTAACTCTTTATTATTTGGGCTTTCTTTTTGAAGTTTCTCATATATTTGCTGGCTCATTTGATAGTATTCCTTTGCATTCTTAGGAAGCTGGCTTGTTAGAATCAATCCAAAATTATTATAAGCATCTGCTACTTCTTGAGAATTTTCACCTATTCTATTTTGCGCAATTAAAACTGATTGTTCGGCAAAAGAGCGTGCGCTAGACAAATTTCCAGTTTGCCAAAGTGCAATACTCATACTTTTATTTAGCTCTAATTGCAGCTGTGCAGGCAATTCTTCTTTATTTTTTATTTTTTGAGAACTAATATAGGCTTCTTCAAAAAACTCAAGTGCTTTACTTATATCTCCTTCATAAAGAGCAAATTCGCCTTTTGTGTGGGTAGCTTTAATGGCTAAAGTAGATTTTTTCTTGTAAATAGCATTCGGAATCTCATCTAATTTTGAGAGTATTTTTTTAGCTTTATCAATATTTCCATTCTGAATATAAAAACGAACTAACTCAGCATGTACATCTAAAAACTCCTTCCAAGATTTAGATTTTATTTGTAATTCTAAGTTATTTTCTAAGTTTAATACTTCTTGATTCTGTGAAAAAAGAAAATTTTGGCTTCCTATTCCTACAAATAAAAATAAGATAAGAATAAAAGAACTAATCAGTTTCATATTTTGATGTGATGTTTAATGTTTTGTACTTGTTAATTCTACTCTCTAAATATAGAAATAATTCTAAAGTTATTATCTTTTTTATAAAAAAAGGTCATCCAACTTATTAAATTGAATGACCTTTTAAAAATTCATTTATAAATAAATATTATTTTTATTCTCCATCTTCTGTCATTTATTCACCATCCTCAGCTGCTGCATTTGGATCTTTTACCGAAATACTAGCAATTTCATATTTAGAAGCTGGTCCAAAAGATGGACTCAATATAGCTGCTTTTTTCAAATTCTTGACAGCCAAAGCATATTGTTTTCCTCTATGTTGAAAAATACCTAAAGCAAAAGCAGCCATAGCACGAGCATTTCGGTTGATTTGAGGTGTACTACTAATTGCCAAAAGTAATGATTCAGCTTCTACATCATCTCCTACTTTTTGTAGAGCTAGTGCTTGGTAAAACAAAATCAAAGGGTTTTTAGGATTAATAGCAGCGTACTGACGAGAAAACTCTAATGCATCATCATAATTAGCTACTTCTAAATAAACTTTAGTAAGTTTTCCATAAATTTCTAATTTTTGAGGTGTATTGAGCATAAATTTTCTTGGTTCTTGGTCGCCTTCTAACTTTCCTGACCTTGCTTTTTCATCCATCTCTAAACGAAAATTTAGTTTTTGTAATAATGTATCTTTTTCAGATTTATTTTCTATATATGCTTTTAATTCTTGAGCATCTGGAAAAGGGTCTTTCATTGCAATTACTTTTTCTAAAAGCTGTTTTGCTTCATTAAACTCATATACTTTTGAATATCCATTAGCTACTCTCATCAAAAACTCTGGACTGAATTCTTTTGCACGAGCTGAAAACTGACTTCCTTTTGTTATTTTACTAAATGCTTCTTCTGCATCTGAATAATTTGCTAATTGAAAATGAGTATAACCTAACTCATAATAATCTTTGTCATAGCCCACTCCTGTTTCTCCTCCTGTGACTTCCATCAATTCAGTCATTAGTTCTAATGCTTTTTCATGATTCCCTACTGTATTCTCATAACGAGCTTGTAAATAAAATAAATCTGGCATTCCTGGAAATAAACTATTTGCATTTTTGATATATTTACCAGCATCTTCTACATTACCTGTGCGAAAAAGAAGGTCAATAGTAGTAAATAAATATGCAAATTTTTCTCCATCATCCTCTGCAATATTAATTATCTTATCATACATTTTAACAGCATTGCCGTAATTTTTCTCCTGTTTATACGTATTTGCAAGCATTTCATAAGCAGGAATATAATTAGCTTTTTTCTCTAAAACAGACTGAAAACAACTTTCGGCAGAAGGATAGTTACGTCCTTCGTAATAACACATACATTTATTGTACAGATACTCCAAATTTTCAGGCTCTTTGGCAATAGCTTTATCATAAAAAGGAATCGCTTGTGGGAATTTTTGAGTCATACGTAACTGTTCAGCTACTACATACTCATCTAATCCTTCGCCTTTGTTAGAGTTTGGTAGTGTATGTGTGTCATCTGTATTAGTAGTCTCTGAATCATTTTGTGCCTGTGCTAAAGTAGCTGACATAAAAAATGAACTAAACAAAAATGCTAAAAACAAGCATTGTTTTGATAGTTGTTTGAAGATTTGCTTATGTGTTGTCATAAAAGTTAAATTTGTTTTTTTTATATAATCTTATTCTAAGGAATAATTACGACCTGCTAAAGCAGCGAAGCTAATTAAAAATTACGGATTACGAATATAAATCACTGAATATCAATTAAAATTGAAAAATAGCAATTTATTTAATTTTTATTTTTAAAGTTATTATAGGAATAATTAATTTCTTGTATGTGATAATCTTTAAAAAATTAGAAACCTACTTACTCTAAAATATATTACAAGTATATAGACAAAAACTTTACCTAATTATTTTAAGTTAATTTATTAAAGCTTTTTAGAAACCCTCACATACACAAATATAAGAAAAGGCTTTTCGAAAACAATCGAAAAGCCTTTTAAAAATACTCATTTATTTCTATTTTTTTACTCTTGAGGTTCTATTTTTATAACAAAAGGAGTAGAAAGTCTATTTTTATTGTCTTTAAAACGAACATACAAAGTCTTTGTAGTTGATT contains:
- a CDS encoding CHAT domain-containing protein, with amino-acid sequence MKLISSFILILFLFVGIGSQNFLFSQNQEVLNLENNLELQIKSKSWKEFLDVHAELVRFYIQNGNIDKAKKILSKLDEIPNAIYKKKSTLAIKATHTKGEFALYEGDISKALEFFEEAYISSQKIKNKEELPAQLQLELNKSMSIALWQTGNLSSARSFAEQSVLIAQNRIGENSQEVADAYNNFGLILTSQLPKNAKEYYQMSQQIYEKLQKESPNNKELNNKLAYTWINLGIILREQKSYVLAEDYFKKALNSFENSHNELAKAFVLNNLGQNSFLQNYFEQAENYEMQALKIYQNNYGKKHPDIATVYNQLGTIYEAKEKFSKALYFYQNAIQANTLKFQSKKIDTNPLPTDYLNADILLLSLSLKARTLERKYNEKTLLLNDLKDAIEVLLVADKLIENIRNLRINKQDKIALGNRAAEIYETGLRISYTISEFPRQKQKYKEQTFYFAERNKASVLLAAIADTKAKHFAGIPDSLLEKEQTIQTQIAYFEQQIQSYPILNTSVQDSVLLYLRSQLINYQSQAKEFTNLLEKQYPNYFSLKYNTQIADIPKIQEKLDDKTALLLYSQTYNQQDNSQIYAFLVTQNKLEINTITEKELESDLIYFRNSIEYQSYEDFVESSSLLSQQLLFFDIPSSIRKVVIIPEGNMGKIPFEALFTEKNIKKGSKKNIDSQNEDYSKLPFLIKKQKVSYSYSATLFLEKNEITESTNSSIFLFAPIDFQSNALSNLKGTADEVKQIDSIFHQKEISTSLYTYKKADKAILFSDSLKNYRFIHLATHGKVNEENPDLSQIFLTNTDGSTGSLFASDIYSLQVGAELVMMSACETGLGKTSKGEGIVGLTRAWFYAGADNLAVSLWQVSDEATNKLATIFYAANLEKIQNNLEKNTAFQKIDYSNSLQKAKLSLLESKKFAAPYYWAAFILIGK
- a CDS encoding tetratricopeptide repeat protein; amino-acid sequence: MTTHKQIFKQLSKQCLFLAFLFSSFFMSATLAQAQNDSETTNTDDTHTLPNSNKGEGLDEYVVAEQLRMTQKFPQAIPFYDKAIAKEPENLEYLYNKCMCYYEGRNYPSAESCFQSVLEKKANYIPAYEMLANTYKQEKNYGNAVKMYDKIINIAEDDGEKFAYLFTTIDLLFRTGNVEDAGKYIKNANSLFPGMPDLFYLQARYENTVGNHEKALELMTELMEVTGGETGVGYDKDYYELGYTHFQLANYSDAEEAFSKITKGSQFSARAKEFSPEFLMRVANGYSKVYEFNEAKQLLEKVIAMKDPFPDAQELKAYIENKSEKDTLLQKLNFRLEMDEKARSGKLEGDQEPRKFMLNTPQKLEIYGKLTKVYLEVANYDDALEFSRQYAAINPKNPLILFYQALALQKVGDDVEAESLLLAISSTPQINRNARAMAAFALGIFQHRGKQYALAVKNLKKAAILSPSFGPASKYEIASISVKDPNAAAEDGE